The DNA segment CATTCTAAACGAAAATGACAAGCCACCTCTTGTGCTCTGGGCTCTAAAAAGAGAATTAAGAATACTCTCTCAACTTAAGAACACTCAAGTAATTTATCATCAAAAGATATTTAAAGATAATAATATCTGGCCAGCTAAACAGAAGTTTTATACTAGTTTAGCAAATAAGCTTAGTTCTAAAAAAATTTCAGCAGGATTGGAAAAATGTCTTGATACTGATCTATGTATCAAAGGTGTGAGAAAAGGAAATATACAACTTAAGCTTAATGAAATTGTTTTTGATATTTTCTAAAATACTAGAAGAATTTTTCTAAATTTTAATTGCAACTGTGATAGCAGCATTTACTTTTTTCAGACAATTGATATCATTAAACAGAATTAACCAATGTTAAGGAATATAGTAAAGATATGAAAGTAATAACTGCAGAATACATATGGGTTGATGGTTCAGATCCTGTGCCTCATCTTAGATCTAAAGCAAAAGTTTTACCGTTTAAAGAATTTGAGAATCCAGATGACTTCCCAGAATGGAGTTTTGATGGTTCTTCAACAAACCAAGCTACAGGAGATAATTCAGATTGTATTCTTAAACCTGTTAACTTTGTAATTGATCCACTAAGAGACTATGGTTATTTAGTGTTATGTGAGGTTTATAACCCTGATGGACAAACTCCACACACGTCAAATAATCGTGCCAAGCTAAGAGCCCTTTTAGATAGTGCTGAAGATCATCAGATGTGGGCAGGCTTTGAGCAAGAATATACAATGTTTAAAGATGGTCGTCCATTAGGCTGGCCGACTACTGGTTTCCCAGGGCCTCAAGGACCTTACTACTGTAGTGCTGGCGCAAACAAAGCTTTTGGTCGTGACTTAGTTGAGACTCATATGCAGGCATGCCTAGAAGCAGGAATTTTATTCTATGGTATAAATGCCGAAGTTATGCCAGGGCAATGGGAGTTTCAAATTGGTTATAGAGGTGCAGATAATGAGGACGCTGGTATACTAAATGTCGCAGACCATACTCACATTGCTAGATGGTTATTAGAGAGACTCAGCGAAGAATATGGTATTACCATTTCATTTGATAATAAACCTATTAAAGGCGATTGGAATGGTGCTGGACTTCATACAAACTTCTCAACGAAGAAAACAAGAGATCCTCAAGATGGTAGGAAAGCTATTGAATATATAGTTAAAAACCTAGAGAAAAATCATAGTATCGATATCAAAAATTATGGTTTTAATCTTCATGAGCGCTTAACTGGACTTCATGAGACATGTGATATCAACACTTTCAAAGTTAGTGATGCTGATAGAGGCTCTTCTATTAGAATCCCAAGACAAGTAGCCTTAAAAGGTTATGGCTACTTTGAAGATAGAAGACCAGGAGCAAACTCAGATCCATATTTAGTGGCTATAGCTCTTGCAACAGCTACTATTAGTTAAGCAGATCTTATTTATATTAAATCCTCTTTTTTTTCTGTAAAATAACCTAATATTATTTTTTGTTAAAAACTATATTTCTCATGAAAACAATAATGATTAAAACTACATCTAGCGGCAAAGATTATTATAAAAATATTTTTAATGCTATCTGTGATAAAGATAACTTTATGACAAAAACAGATATTATAGATATCTTAGTTGAGTCAGGTATTAGCAATGATGATCATCGCATCACTAAATTAATCAGCAAATTAGATAAGCTTTCTGATATTGAAAAGATTGATTTTGATACATTTCAAGAAATTACCTTTGAAAACATAGGTCTTATCGAAAAAGCTGTTAATAAAGGCTTTATAATTCCTAATTTTAATGATTTTAAAAAAGAAATCGAAGCCATATATAATGAAACTAAAAAAAATGAAACAGGTAGAAACGCAAACTATATTCCTCAACTAGCAAGGGTTGATCCTAATCTTTTTGCTGTGGCTTTTTGTAGTGTCGATGGTCAAATGATTACCTTAGGAGATTATCTACAACCATACTGTGTGCAGTCGACTGCAAAAACTATTACATACTGTATAGCTACTGAAGAAAATGGCGAAGATAAAGTTCACCAACATGTTGGTAGAGAACCAAGTGGTATTACTTTTAATGCTATAGCATTAAACAAGTACGACCTGCCTCATAACCCGATGATAAACTCTGGTGCTATCATGATGTGCTCACTAATCAAACCAGAGTGGAATCTTGCTGATAGATTTGAACACATTACTAATGTTTGGCAAGATCTAGCAGGTGGCGAACCTATCGGCTTTGATAACGCTGTATATCATTCAGAAAAAGAAACTGCAGATAGAAATTATGCTCTAGCTCATTTTATGAAAGAAGTAGGTGCTTTTCCAGAGGGTACAAATATCCACACTGCATTGGATTTCTACTTCCAAACTTGTTCTATCCAAGTTAACTCCAAAAAAATGGCAAAAATTATGGCATCTATAGCTAATGGTGGTATATGCCCTTTTACTAGCAAAAAAATATTTTCACCAACAACAATTCGTAACTGCTTATCAATGATGTATTCTTGTGGCATGTATGATTTTTCTGGTGAGTATGCTTTCTCTGTTGGCTTACCAGCAAAATCAGGAGTCTCTGGAGCTATAGCTATAGCTATTCCAAATGTTGGTGGTTTTGCAATTTTTTCTCCTCGCCTTGACCATAATCATAACTCTGTAAGAGGTGTTGAATTTAGTAAAAGACTAGTAGAGAAGTTTAGTTTCCATAACTATGATCATATAACTCATTGTGACAAAATAAATCCAGTTGAAAATAGAATGACTGTTGAGTCAAACTTAACATTTGAACTAATTTTGGCAGCAAGTGCTGGTGATTTATCAGAAATAAAAAGAGCCGTTGCCTTAGGTGTCGATATTAACAAAGGTGATTATGATAAAAGAACAGCACTTCACCTAGCTGCTGCTGAAGGCCATGAAGATATTGTTAAATATCTTATCAGCAAAGGTGCTAATGTTAATGCTACAGACAGATGGGGTAAAAAACCAATAGATGATGCTATAATGAATAATAATACTTATGTAATTGAACTGTTAGACATAGCCTAAAATTATGCTCAATTTAATATTTCATATACTTAGCGTATGTCTTAGATATCACTTCTGTTTTATCACTGTGGACAAGATTTAAGACTTTTGGGTAATATTACAGTTATAGCTTCTCTAATTCTTACATTAGTAGGATGGATAGTAAGTTTAACTGGGTTTTTAGTAATTACTATATATAATTATTTATCTGTTAAGCTTTTTTTTTCAAAAATAAAAAAGACTTTAGTTTATTTTTCTTTAATAATTACCGCAATGATTCTATTTCTTAACTACATGCATTTTTGTTTTTAATATGTATAATTAAAAACATTCAAATTTCAAAAGATGCTATTCCTTTTAGTCTATATTTAAACTATAATTCTATTATGCCAACATATTTTTTATTACTTTTTTCATCAGAAATTAGGCTTTTGAAAAGTTTAAGCAAGTTATTGTCAGTTATAAAACCAGGTTTTTTTTATGGATTAATAGCAGTATTCATCCTAATTCCTATAAACTACTTACTTGACTTCAAAAAATTTGATTTTAAACTAACGCACTATACTCTTTAGTATTTCATTTTTGTAAATCTGATATTTACATGTCTATCTGAGGAAATCTTCTGGAGAAGCTTTTAATCCAATTATAGCAGTAATAATCACATCATTCGTATTTGCATTTATTCATATAACATTTACAGGAATTCGTTTTGCAGTACTAGCATTTATAGCTAGCCTTATATATGGTGCCGCATATTCTAAGACAAAAAAGATTTAAGTAAATATGTATTTGTCATTATCTCGTCAATATAGATCAGTTTATATTCTTTACTTACCCCATAAAGCTTATCCTTTATAATACTTAGAGTTTTTATGAGGAAATATATTATTGCTTTTAATTTTTAATTCATATATCTTTATTCATTAAGTATTTTTTTGCAAACTAAATATAGGATTATCACATGAGTAAATTTATAAACAAAATATTATCAATAATTGAGATTTTTATATTTGGTATCCGTTGGATTCAGGCACCAATTTATCTACTTTTATCACTAGTTTTATTTGGTTTTATATACGAGATATATCATGAACTACATCACTTATTTACCTCTTTTAAAAGCTTTAACGAAGATCAGTTAATAATTCTTACTTTGACTCTCTGTGATGTTGTATTAGTAGCTAATCTTGTAGTAATAGTAGTAATTAGTGGTTATGAAAACTTTGTAAGCAAGATGAATCTAGATAAAAAAAGTGGTGGCCAACCAGTCTGGATTAAAAAGCTCTCACCTAATGCTGTTAAGTTAAAGATCGCCGGTTCAATTATTGGCATATCTTCTATTTCTTTACTAAAAAAATTCCTTGAAGTTTCTCAGACAAATGATAGAGATTTAATGTGGTCAGCTGTTATCCATATTGTCTTTGTGGTTTCTGCACTACTAATTGCTTTTACTTCATATATTGAGGGTAAATCCCATAAAGCTAGTTATGATGATGATCATTAGTAATAATTATTACTTTCTTAATAGCAACAACAGTTGAAATACCTTCATTTCTTTAATATTAAAACCACAATTTGAAAGTATCTGATAAAATTCATCTTGTGAATGTTTTTTTTCCAAGTTACATTTAGTATATCTCTAAAAACTTCTTTACCAAACTTTATATTTTAAGAACTTTAATATTTAACTTCATCTAAATAAGCTATAAAGCTACAAATAAGCGTTACTCCTAGAGTTTTAGAGAGTCACTTTTAAACTGAAAAAATTTTTATACCTTTTCGCTAGTTTAAAGATAAATATTAAGACCATTACTAACTACTGCATTATAACAATTCTCATTTTTGATATATATAACATTCCCAAGTTTTGATAATTCACTTTTTTCTGCACAGCTTGCATCAAGATCATAAGCATCGATCTGAAATTTTTAGATAAGATTAGCTCATCTGAAAATTCTGGTAAAAGACCTGCAGGAACAGATAAATTTTTTGCATTATCAACTAATTCTAGTATTTTTTGTCTAAATATTATTTGGTATATAGGTGCGTAATTATAAAGTTTAGTCTCCAAATCATTACTATAACCACCTTTATTCTGGGTAATTACCTCCAATAAGCACTAAATCTATATTTTCGATCAAAAACCTACCTAATGAGCAACTCTCTAAATCAAATAAAAGAGATTTTAAATTGTCATCGTAAGATATTCTAGATTTTCAGTAATAGCTTCACTATAACTACAAAATATCCCATGACTTACAATATCTTTCGACATAAACTATCCTACTACCTAAATCTTAATCTTCTACAGCACCTTGAACCATTCTCATACGCTCATCACATGAAACTAACATTCCATCCTTAAATTCAAAGAAAGCATAAACCTTTGTTATTATCTCGTGATTATCTGGTTTTACTTACGCTTTTACACGCCACTCTCCAACAAGAAAAATAAATTTAAACTCAACATCTCTAACTATACTTCGCGCTGCTTGTTTATATGCTCGATAAACCCTGCATAGTTAATCTTATGACCATCAACTATTTGTTTATAGCTTGGACTGACAAATTTTTGTATGTACTATAAAGGATCAATTTCAGGAGTATAGACATTTCCAAAAAATGATTGAAGAAAGTTTTTTAGCATTTAATTCACTCTGGCTTCATATGCGGGAATAAAATCACATCTCTAATAGATTGTGAATTCGTTAAATACATCACAAGTCTATCAATACCGACTCCTTGACCTGCTGTAGGAGGCATACCATACTCTAGAGCACGGATATAATCTTTATCATACGGCATTGTCTCATCATCACCAGATGCAGCTGCTTCAACTTGCTTTCTGAAGCGCTCTGCTTGATCCTCGGCATCATTAAGCTCAGAGAAACCATTTGCAATTTCACGCGCTCCGACAAAGAACTCAAATCTATCTGTAAATTCTAGATTACCATCTTGCCTACGCGCTAGTGGTGAAACTACTGCTGGATAATCTGTGATAAACGTTGGCTGAATAAGCTTATGTTCAACAGTTTCTTCAAATATCTCATTTATTAGGTGTCCAAGCTCATGGTAAGCCTCGACTTTTATTTTTAGTTTCTCAGTAATCTTTTTAGCTGATTTAAAAGTTGCTAAATCTTCTTTGGTAATATCATCATTATATTTAACAATTGAATCAACCATTGAGATACGCTCGTACTTACCACTAAAGTTGATTTTATAGTCTCCATACTCAAGTACTTCACTACCAATAACTTCTTGTACAAGCTTAGAAAGCATATCTTCTGTTAGATCCATAAGATCGTTATAATCAGCATACGCCATATAGAACTCTAGCATTGTAAATTCTGGATTATGGCGCGAAGATACCCCTTCGTTTCTAAAATTACGATTTATTTCATAAATACGCTCAAAACCACCAACAACTAGTCTTTTTAGATAAAGTTCTGGAGCAATACGTAAATACAATGGCATATCTAAAGCATTGTGATGTGTCTTAAATGGCTTAGCGGCAGCACCACCTTGTAAAACATGCATCATTGGTGTCTCTACCTCCATGAAATCCAATTTATCAAAGTAGTTACGGATAAAACTTACAACTTTTGAACGCACCTTAAAAACTTCACGCGATTTTTCATTTGTAATTAAATCAACATATCTCTGACGATATCTCATCTCTTGATCTGCTAAACCATGGAATTTATCTGGTAGCGGACGAATCGCCTTCGTTAAGATCTCGAAATGACTTGCTTCTACAGAAAGTTCACCAGTATTTGTCTTAAACATAGTTCCTGAAATACCTACAATATCACCTAAATCACATAGATTTTTGAAAGTTTCATATTGACCTTCTGGTAAGTCACTCTTTTTTAGATAAACTTGGATTCTACTGGTGTAATCTTGTAGTGTTATAAAAGATGCCTTACCCATGACACGGCGTAGAACTACTCTACCTGTTAGACTATACTGTTGTTTGTTATCTAGCTCTTCTAATTCTTGCTTAGTCTTATCAGCATAGCAAGCTTGTAACTCTGTAGCAACAGCATTTCTTCGGAAACTATTTGGATGGCTTATGCCATTATTTTGCTTAGCTAAAGTTTTTAGCTTTTCTTTTCTTAAAGCGATTTGTGAGCTTTCTTGCAACTCTGTTACATGCTTTTTCGCAAGTGCTACAACTTGTTCTTTAACCTGCTCATTTATCTCGCTTACTTCACCTAAAAACTCACTAATTTGATCTCTAATCTTGCCTCTAACAGCATCTTTAACTGTTATATCATTAGCATCTAAATACTCTTTTATCGCTGTTTTTATTAAATCTTTTAATTTACTGCTCATCTTTATACCCTATATTTTTTGCACTTTTGCGGTTAGCTTTTGCTACTGATAATGAAAAATATCTACAACTGTTTGAGCTTACGCGAGTCTTGTAAATACCATTTATGCAAATAAGCGATAGCAAGTGCTAGGCAGTTTTGCATACTATTTTCTGCCAAGAAAAAAGTATGTCGCTAAAACTTACGTAGTAAGTAGCGAAACCTTCTTTTTATAAAACCCATTTATTACAAGTCACTTTTCAAGCTAGCCTCAATAAACTTATCCAAATCACCATCTAATACTGCTTGAGTATTGGTGTTTTCCACTCCTGTTCTTAGATCTTTAATACGCGACTGATCAAGCACATACGAACGAATTTGACTACCCCAACCAATATCAGCCTTTAAGTCTTCAAGAGCATTCTTTTCAGCATTACGCTTTTGTAATTCCATCTCATATAGCTTTGACTTAAGCTGTTTCATCGCGTTATCTCTGTTTTTATGCTGTGACCTATCACTTTGACTTTGTGCCACAATATTTGTTGGAATATGCGTTATTCTCACAGCTGAATCAGTTTTATTGACATGCTGACCACCAGCCCCTGATGCGCGATAAGTATCAACTCGTAAATCAGCAGGATTTATTTCAATATCAATATCATCATCAACCTCAGGTGAGATAAATACCGATGCAAAAGATGTATGACGCTTACTGTTTGAGTCAAAAGGTGATTTGCGCACTAATCTATGAATACCAGTTTCGGTACGCAGCCAACCATAAGCATATTCGCCATCTATTTTTAGCGTACATCCTTTTATACCTGCAACATCTCCATCCGAGACATTATTAATACTTACCTTAAAACCATGACTATCTGCCCAACGCATATACATCCGCATTAGCATCTCTGCCCAATCTTGTGCTTCTGTACCTCCAGAACCCGACTGAATATCCAAGAATGCGTTATTAGCATCCATTTTACCTGAAAACATGCGACGAAACTCAAGCTTCTCAATCTCACTAGCCACATCTTGTGTATCTCGAGCAATTTCTTGCATTAGTAACTCATCCTTCTCTGCCAATTCTAAAAGCTCACTAAGAGTTTCCAACGTCTCTGAAATACACTCACAACTATTTACAACATTTTCTAGCTCAACTTTTTGTTTACCTAAACTTTGTGCATACTCTGGATTGTCCCAAATAGCGCCATCTTCTAGTTCCATTAGGACTTCTGTTAACTTTTCTTTCTTAGCATCATAGTCAAAGGTAGTCCCGTAAAGATTTAATACGTACCATTAGATCTTTTAACACAAGCTTATAATTTATAGATTCCATTTTTTGATTTTAATGTAATATTTTTGTCTGTAAATTCTATATTTTTACGCTAAATTTTGCAAATAAAGACTATTCAAAGTTATATAAATATCCTCTTATTCTTTTAGTCTAACTCTGTTATCATTTACTATATGATTTTCTAATAAACTAATTTATAAATGTCATATCAAGCATTAGCAAGAAAATATCGTCCACAGTCATTTTCAGAAGTTACTGGACAACAGCATGCTCTTAACAGCTTAGTACATGTTCTAGAAACTCAAAAAGTCCACCATGCTTATCTATTTACAGGTACTCGTGGAGTTGGTAAGACAACACTTGGTAGACTCTTGGCAAAATGTCTAAACTGTAAAACTGGTATTACTGCTGAGCCTTGTAACAAATGTGAAAACTGTGTAGCAATCAATAATAATAGCTTTATAGATTTGATTGAGATTGATGCTGCTTCACGCACAGGTGTTGAAGAGACAAAAGAGATATTGGATAATATTCAATATATGCCATCACAAGGGCGATATAAAGTCTACCTAATTGATGAGGTACATATGCTATCTAAGCAAAGCTTCAATGCTTTGCTAAAGACCCTTGAAGAGCCACCAGAGTATGTCAAATTTATCTTAGCAACTACAGATTATCATAAAATCCCTGTTACGATACTATCCAGATGCATACAACTTCATCTTAAGCATATCTCACAGGCTGATATCAAGAATCAACTAAAAACAGTTCTAATTAAAGAGAATATAAATTCAGATGAGCAGTCACTTGAGTATATAGCTTATCATGCCAAAGGAAGCTTAAGAGATGCCTTAAGTTTACTTGATCAGGCTATTAGCTTTTGTAGTGGCGAACTTAAGCATGCTCAAATTAAGCAAATGCTTGGAATTATTGATAGTGAAGAAGTATATAGTATTATAAATGCGATTATTAACAATGATCCAAGTACGATACTTCCAGCAGTCAAAAATTTAGCACTTACAGAAAGTAGTGCCGATGCTGTACTAGATAAAATCGCCGAAATTTGGTTCGCTTGCTGTATCTATAGCTTTACACAGTCATTAGATGCTATTAATGATATTGATGTTGATATAATCAATAATATTTTGGCAAAAATATCAATAGAGCAAGCACACTTTTTGTATCAACTCACAATAACTGCCAAAAAAGATATTCCTTTAGCACCAAATTTCGAAACTGGTGTAACTATGGCTATACTTAGACTTATAGCATTTCAAAAAAAAAACCTAACTGATACAGCCCAAATCTCTAAGACAGATGCTAACGCAACAACTGCTAGAAATGATATAAGCTTGCTTAAAAATACATTTAAGCCAGAACAAA comes from the Francisella persica ATCC VR-331 genome and includes:
- a CDS encoding glutamine synthetase beta-grasp domain-containing protein, which gives rise to MKVITAEYIWVDGSDPVPHLRSKAKVLPFKEFENPDDFPEWSFDGSSTNQATGDNSDCILKPVNFVIDPLRDYGYLVLCEVYNPDGQTPHTSNNRAKLRALLDSAEDHQMWAGFEQEYTMFKDGRPLGWPTTGFPGPQGPYYCSAGANKAFGRDLVETHMQACLEAGILFYGINAEVMPGQWEFQIGYRGADNEDAGILNVADHTHIARWLLERLSEEYGITISFDNKPIKGDWNGAGLHTNFSTKKTRDPQDGRKAIEYIVKNLEKNHSIDIKNYGFNLHERLTGLHETCDINTFKVSDADRGSSIRIPRQVALKGYGYFEDRRPGANSDPYLVAIALATATIS
- the glsA gene encoding glutaminase A translates to MKTIMIKTTSSGKDYYKNIFNAICDKDNFMTKTDIIDILVESGISNDDHRITKLISKLDKLSDIEKIDFDTFQEITFENIGLIEKAVNKGFIIPNFNDFKKEIEAIYNETKKNETGRNANYIPQLARVDPNLFAVAFCSVDGQMITLGDYLQPYCVQSTAKTITYCIATEENGEDKVHQHVGREPSGITFNAIALNKYDLPHNPMINSGAIMMCSLIKPEWNLADRFEHITNVWQDLAGGEPIGFDNAVYHSEKETADRNYALAHFMKEVGAFPEGTNIHTALDFYFQTCSIQVNSKKMAKIMASIANGGICPFTSKKIFSPTTIRNCLSMMYSCGMYDFSGEYAFSVGLPAKSGVSGAIAIAIPNVGGFAIFSPRLDHNHNSVRGVEFSKRLVEKFSFHNYDHITHCDKINPVENRMTVESNLTFELILAASAGDLSEIKRAVALGVDINKGDYDKRTALHLAAAEGHEDIVKYLISKGANVNATDRWGKKPIDDAIMNNNTYVIELLDIA
- a CDS encoding CPBP family glutamic-type intramembrane protease; protein product: MTSFVFAFIHITFTGIRFAVLAFIASLIYGAAYSKTKKI
- a CDS encoding TIGR00645 family protein, with protein sequence MSKFINKILSIIEIFIFGIRWIQAPIYLLLSLVLFGFIYEIYHELHHLFTSFKSFNEDQLIILTLTLCDVVLVANLVVIVVISGYENFVSKMNLDKKSGGQPVWIKKLSPNAVKLKIAGSIIGISSISLLKKFLEVSQTNDRDLMWSAVIHIVFVVSALLIAFTSYIEGKSHKASYDDDH
- the lysS gene encoding lysine--tRNA ligase — encoded protein: MSSKLKDLIKTAIKEYLDANDITVKDAVRGKIRDQISEFLGEVSEINEQVKEQVVALAKKHVTELQESSQIALRKEKLKTLAKQNNGISHPNSFRRNAVATELQACYADKTKQELEELDNKQQYSLTGRVVLRRVMGKASFITLQDYTSRIQVYLKKSDLPEGQYETFKNLCDLGDIVGISGTMFKTNTGELSVEASHFEILTKAIRPLPDKFHGLADQEMRYRQRYVDLITNEKSREVFKVRSKVVSFIRNYFDKLDFMEVETPMMHVLQGGAAAKPFKTHHNALDMPLYLRIAPELYLKRLVVGGFERIYEINRNFRNEGVSSRHNPEFTMLEFYMAYADYNDLMDLTEDMLSKLVQEVIGSEVLEYGDYKINFSGKYERISMVDSIVKYNDDITKEDLATFKSAKKITEKLKIKVEAYHELGHLINEIFEETVEHKLIQPTFITDYPAVVSPLARRQDGNLEFTDRFEFFVGAREIANGFSELNDAEDQAERFRKQVEAAASGDDETMPYDKDYIRALEYGMPPTAGQGVGIDRLVMYLTNSQSIRDVILFPHMKPE
- the prfB gene encoding peptide chain release factor 2 (programmed frameshift), whose protein sequence is MESINYKLVLKDLMVRIKSLRDYLDYDAKKEKLTEVLMELEDGAIWDNPEYAQSLGKQKVELENVVNSCECISETLETLSELLELAEKDELLMQEIARDTQDVASEIEKLEFRRMFSGKMDANNAFLDIQSGSGGTEAQDWAEMLMRMYMRWADSHGFKVSINNVSDGDVAGIKGCTLKIDGEYAYGWLRTETGIHRLVRKSPFDSNSKRHTSFASVFISPEVDDDIDIEINPADLRVDTYRASGAGGQHVNKTDSAVRITHIPTNIVAQSQSDRSQHKNRDNAMKQLKSKLYEMELQKRNAEKNALEDLKADIGWGSQIRSYVLDQSRIKDLRTGVENTNTQAVLDGDLDKFIEASLKSDL
- the dnaX gene encoding DNA polymerase III subunit gamma/tau, with protein sequence MSYQALARKYRPQSFSEVTGQQHALNSLVHVLETQKVHHAYLFTGTRGVGKTTLGRLLAKCLNCKTGITAEPCNKCENCVAINNNSFIDLIEIDAASRTGVEETKEILDNIQYMPSQGRYKVYLIDEVHMLSKQSFNALLKTLEEPPEYVKFILATTDYHKIPVTILSRCIQLHLKHISQADIKNQLKTVLIKENINSDEQSLEYIAYHAKGSLRDALSLLDQAISFCSGELKHAQIKQMLGIIDSEEVYSIINAIINNDPSTILPAVKNLALTESSADAVLDKIAEIWFACCIYSFTQSLDAINDIDVDIINNILAKISIEQAHFLYQLTITAKKDIPLAPNFETGVTMAILRLIAFQKKNLTDTAQISKTDANATTARNDISLLKNTFKPEQTKQTVKSVVTQNNNSTVTENTQEQSLDKKWFNLLNRLKLKGFTKTLAFNSHLISDNGETFEIQLNEDAKKILELNPQSIIKLQAIISEYLNNASFRLDIKNLLSAGQKSPTEIKRENAINKIHNDKNTKIIKQALEIDIKEQNIILTD